DNA from Ictalurus punctatus breed USDA103 chromosome 7, Coco_2.0, whole genome shotgun sequence:
ATCCACTATTCCTAGATCTTCAGGTCGGCGCACATTATCCGTTTTAACGCCACAGAACCTTTATGCTTAGTCCTGCAGCAAACGCTCCCAAATTTTTTGGCCAAACCAAAGGACCCTAAATGGACAGTATTAATTTTCTGGGACCCCCAACCCTTGACCAGcctacatatatatttttatatagatcacttttttttaaaacataattttGGATCCACACTTCGTAAACGGTTCAGCTTATTTTcgtgtttgttttattgactGATTTTCTTCTACTGAGTCACTTGATGTTGATTAAGTGACTAGCAGAAGTGGATGGAAGTAGAAAtttctcctttaaaaaaaaaaattatatatatatattttttttattcctgagcTCCTACATTGGTACATTGTGTCAGGATTAAAAGAGTAAAATAGCATGtacactttttaaatttaaatgtggCATGCTTGAAAGGAGAAAAAGGTGACCCCTTTTTGCATTCCTCAGCCATTTAGTAACAGCTAGTAATACTACCAGGGTAATAGTTAAGGCGAGAGTCACATTTTTGGCCACGCACATCGTGTAGCGCATGCATGGTGTGCGCTAACACTACAGCTATACACTCTTCCTGTGGCAGTATAAAATTGTGGACTTTATTAATACTTAAAGTTGTTAAAACATTCAATCCTTTAAGTCGTTGAAAGCAACGTGCAACTGTCAAATCTTTTGTGGAAATTTGGAAATGATCTGTATTTATGCGGATTTCcataacactctctctcatatatatatatatatatataattttttttttttttccattgcgAACAGGGTTACCAAGTTATACGAGAAAACAACTTTCTAAACCCCCTTCTCCTCTTCTACCTGCTATTGAAGCCGTGTCAGAAAGTGAGGCCTCAAAGTGTGCTCCTGCACCCACTGCAAGTAAGTGAAGCGTGCACTGTGTGCACGTTTGAATTCCACGGGATATGTTTATACTAGCTTAGAGCAAATTTGTTCTGCAGGAGTTAACTACAGCTTCATTCAAAGCGGTTTTCAAATCATTCGCGTTAGTAATATCCTCTGGTTTTATTTTAGACCCTCGCCTTTCACGAGTTCCAGAAGTACATAAAACGACAACCAAAAGGCTGTCCGTGTCGACTAAAAACCCGGAAGCCCAGACCAAGAAAGGAAAGGTATGTAGTATATCTGAAAAGCGGAATGTTTTATAGGAAGCACTGCCGTCTCCTCATGTTTCCGTTTCTCCTTAGTTCGGAGATCTGAATCGTCCCAACAAGCAGTTTTACCTGATGATCGAAGAGTATCGGGAGACTGTAGAGAAAGTTCCGCTGTCTTTGAGCGATCCTGTAAGTCGATGAGGAGGGTATGCGGTCAAAATGGCATCcgctataaaaaataaaaaaaaaacacccgtCAGTGcgttcatgttttgttttcattgtaaTTAGTGAATACTTATTAAATCTTGATTGCGTTTGTGTGTTTAAGGTTGAGCTTCAcagaatctgtgtgtgtgttcgcaaGCGGCCACTAAATAAAAAAGGTACAAAGCTAAACTGGTTTCTCAAAGAGTATCTATTAGGGCTGCGATGAaagattttcataatcaattaatcagccatttttttcccccttctttgaTTAATCGCATGAAAGGGCAATACCATTTAAATCacttaaaatgattattatttttttttattttggatgaGGTGTACCGTCCTTCCCCCTGTGGTGACTATGGTGGTGTTTTTTGATTTTGTTCAGAAATGGCTAAGAAAGAGATTGACGTGGTGACGATCCCTGGAAACGGAGTCCTCCTGTTCCATGAACCCAAGCAGAAAGTCGATCTCACCAAGTACCTTGACAACCAGCCCTTCCACTTTGATTACTCGTTTGACGAAGATGCCAGCAACGACTTGGTTTACAGGTAGACTGTGTTTTGTCTGCGGTTATGGGTTCGAGCGATGCAAACTCCACCTAATTACAAGGTTGTGATACTGGTTGAAAGTGGGGTCTACACACAGAGGtcattaaatacaaaaaaaaaattgttctgaaactgaaattctggagatttttttaatttgtgccCAGTTTTAAAAGATTTGCTCTAGGTAACGCTTTGTTGCACATGTCTCCTTGGAATATTAACCTAGCtgagatttcatttcattttaccTTTGCCGGTATCTGTTTGGAAGGTGGGTTATCATAGATTAACTGCGTCTGCTTACTGCTGTTTTTTCTAAAGTAGGCCAGAAATGGCTGACCACTGGCAATGGCTATGAATATGTTGTGTACCGTATGTTCCATCACATTATGTAGCAGGATGTGTTTCAGATATATGAAAATCCCCTAATTACTTGTTCCTGTTCCACCATCCAGTTGAGGCCATTGCTAATTGCGATTGttaaatgtttatacatttctaattggccttttttatttatttattttttattttttttattctatttcagGTTCACTGCCAGGCCTCTGGTTAAGACTATTTTTGAGGGTGGAAGGGCAACATGCTTTGCATATGGTCAAACTGGGAGTGGAAAGACGCATGTAGGTATACCTTCAGTCTTGTTAAATATACCTCGACGTATGTATGAAGGAGAAATCCTCATTCATTTCCTGCCCCTTACGCTTTATAGACGATGGGCGGAGACTTCTCAGGAAAGGCTCAAAACAGCTCTAAAGGAATCTATGCCTTGGCAGGTGACTTGTAAATGTTTAACTCTCCTCACATACTAATACAAATTTGTTTTCCAGCGAGCTaatttttctgttcatttgtcTACACACCTTACAGCACAGGATGTGTTTACCCTTCTGCAGCAGAAGAGATATGCTGACCTGTGCCCATACGTGACCTTTTTTGAGATCTACAATGGCAAGGTGTGTGTAAACGGGATTCGGTACATGGAATGACCTTTCAAGCAAGCAAGtttaatttgtttgtgtgttttatgtgaaCGTACAGCTCGTTTTATCCCCCAGTCCCACCAAGTTGTTGCTGTCTTGCTAGCCGAAGGACAGCATGGGTGGTTCCCAATGTAAACCTTTTCATggagtgctgaggcttgaaccttGACTCGGTGATTTATTTCTAACAAAGGTTAATGTTTGGCTTGTGGGTACAGCAATGTATATGAATAACTGGTTGTTTCAATGGACTTTCTGCCCTTTGGCTGTAAAGTGGGCCAGCTTAATCTTGTGTAGATTGTCATGTGTCCCAAGACACAGCTTTTATAAGCGCTATGCATTCCTGCCAACGGTGCTAATTCGGTAGGTTCATACATATTAGGACTGAAGATTAAGAGCTCCCTCTATGCAACATTGTCTTTAGCTCTGTTTGACTGCTGATAGTAAGTTAGGAGTCTTGGATATTAGCATGTCTGATTAACATCATCCCTGTTAGAATATTAGGAATAGTTGTTGGATAGATCTGTGGTGAATTCACTAGGGTTTTGTTTTAGAATGTAtctattttgctttttttttttttttttaattttttttattataaggCTTTAAGTGCTAAACCACCAGTGCCCTTTAGCTGGGGGGGAATAAAAGCTGTTGAACTTCTTATGTTTCCAGGTCTTTGACTTGCTGAATAAGAAGGCAAAACTGCGCGTGCTAGAGGATGAAAACCAGCAGGTGCAGGTCGTTGGCCTTCAGGAAATGCCTGTCTCGTCTGTTGAAGATGTTATAAAGATGATTGAGAAGGGGAGTGCATGCAGGTACACTTTTTTTCACACACGTAGTGCAGAATGCTAGCGATCGACTAAAAAGCATCATGTTCCTGCGTCTCAGCCTGGACTTTTACCTGGTCACTCGTTCCAACAGGACCGCAGTTAATAATGTGAAGTGCTGTCTGAGGATGGAACACGCCCCTATCAACATTAGGGGTTTCTGAATCAAGTCATATTCGTGTATACCTTGAACAATGTGCTCTTGACTGTTTTCACCCCTGTTCTAGAACATCTGGCCAGACGTTTGCCAACGCCAACTCGTCCCGTTCCCATGCCATCCTGCAGGTTATCTTGAGGCGGCACAAGCTGCTTCATGGTAAGTTCTCTCTGGTGGACCTGGCAGGGAACGAGCGGGGCACAGATGTCAGCAGCAATGACCGGCAGACTATGATTGAGACCGCCGAGATCAATCGCAGTCTTCTAGCACTGAAGGTACTGTATGGTTTTCTAGTAGACTCATCTAGGCACTGTAACGGAAAGTACtatgaataaatgtattgaATTATTGATACTTGCGTATGAATTGTGATGCCTTTGCAGAATGTACCAATGATTGCTGTGTCTTCAttttttaaaccccccccccccccccccccccattcaaaTCTGACTATGCCTGGTAGAGCGAGCCAGTCGCTATTATTGGCATAATTTTTTGCATTCTACCAATGTCCTGTGAATGCATCTGATTTCCGCAGGAATGCATCCGATCCCTGGGGCAGAACAGTGAACACATCCCTTTCCGGATGAGTAAGCTCACCCAGGTGCTCCGAGACTCCTTCATAGGCGAGAACTCCAGAACCTGCATGGTAATTCAAGCTGGCTTGTACGCAACGAAGATGACTAGTCGAGCCCTGTAAAGCCAAAAGAATCCGACTATCTGCAGTGCTTTAAAAATCCGTGCTTTACATTAAGGTCTTATAACCTTCTGCTTTAGCCGACATGAATAAAAGATCCAATTCAGCATTCATAAATCATGGCTAATGCTAAAGTAGGAAATTATGTGAACATGCGCTTTAATCGGCATTTGTTAGCCAAAAGTGTTAACCAAAGACACCCGCATCGACTGTTGATTTAATCCGTGACTAAAAGAAGTCCGCAGAAGTTTCCACCCCGTGTGGAAAATATTCTAACACACTTTTCAGCCTCGTTTCTTAATTTTGCCTATGTTTAAGGTGTCACTTGGTGTCAGCTGaatttcagtgtattaaataatatatgttAATATAAAGCATGGTTACAGACCAGAATGTTTCTCTCGTCACGGAGTAATATCTCTGTAGTTGCTGCAGCAGCAAcggttttattcattaaagtgGGATATTCCCAGAGGACCACGATTAATTAATTATCGTCGTGCCTTCCAGATTGCTATGATCTCACCTGGTATGACCTCTTGTGATTACACTCTGAACACGCTGCGTTATGCAGACAGGTACAGTACATGCCCGCTTTCTTCAGTAAGCGTATTTTAAAGTAAAGGGGCATCAAATTCCTTTGCTTCTGTTGCACACAATTTGTGTCTTAAATGTCCCTCTAGTGGCAAGGCTCGGCATCACACTTGTTTCTGTCTCTTACTGGTAGGGTGAAAGAGTTGAATGGATTGTCTAAGGGAGCTGCGCCGAACACTAAGCTGACAGAGGAGTCCGAGGAGGGCAGCAGTTTCTTAGAGGAGGCGAGTGAAGCTTTGCAGAGCCTCACGTGTACAGAGTAGAGGCGTTCACATCTTTCAGATAAACTTCTAGAAAAGCCCTTATGTCTGAAATCATGTGCGCTTTTTGAGTAAAACATGACTTTTATTCACGTTTTGTTTCTGAccacttaccattcaggaaggtaTTCCTGCTGAACTTGAAGTCATGGCCCAGGTCTCTGAGCTGGAGGAGAAGTTCTATGAAGTTCTGCAGGTGTGTAGTATCCCACCGCGTACACGGTGCTCAAACATCTTAATCTTGTGAATTCCGATAGACTTGCTGCTGAATTCACCCAGCTGTTTTGTAACGCACCGTATGCCTCTGGAGTGGTGTGTGAAACGACTCGTCACTCTCGTTTGTCTATGTGCCCGTCTTTCAGGGTGCCAACGAAATTGCCCGAGCGATGGAGCACCCGTCATATGACCTTGTGAGCGGTCTACCGGAGATCGACGCATACATGGAGAGAATTCAAGGTTTGTTCCTCAAACTGAGTCAATTTCTAaaagaaatgaggaaaaaattgtttaaaaaaaaaaaaccacccagtcctgtcatatatatattaaagatgtgttgtctctctctcttaaatataATGTAGGAACTTTCCATGCTCTGCGATCAGCTGTTGAGGTGCTAAAAGCCAAGTCACCCAATCTGGCATGACCTGCAAATGGGGTGGAAAAACCAAATCAAATAATTTGGTTCTGATGCTGACTGCTAATGTCCTGTGTTCAGCATGTTCTCTCTTTTGGTTTAATTCCAGTTTGTTTGGATGTTTATACGTGTCGTGTTCTCGTATTATCAACCTTCTTATTCActgaataaatgtttacctATGACCGGTTTTAACAGTTTAACTTTGCTTCTTCACAACGCTGTTCTAATCAATGCGTAACTTTATATGCTTAAAATTTATATAAGAGTTGaaaatggtggtggtggggggaggggggggggttgtagAGCCAGCATACATTTTAATGTTCCTGTCAATGTTTTTGTGGTGCCTAGTTTTTATGGAAACTTTAAGCACGCTTTACGGTTCCTTAATTCAAGTATTAATGTGGTTTGAACgctgtattttattgtaaaagTTATCAGGGTAAATGATTGTATTAGTGCTGATCGCGTTGTAATAATATTGTCTGGCGTCTGACTttacaagcattttttttttttttttttaaatcctctgTGGTTTGACATTGACTCCTCATGCCCAGACAACTGATGTTATGCTACAATGTGTCCTGGAATTTGTCCATCACTTCTGAATCTTAGTTTGGTTATATTGAAGTAATTCACCTCAAAGCTACATTGTGCCCTGATGACGTCAAAGTGACTCGGGGGAACCCACCCCACACCCCCAGCACATCTCATCAGGTCCTCTAGGGCCACCTTCTTCTTTGACCCTTAACACATACAATTCCAATTTACAAGTTTCAAGCAAAGTTTACACATTCCCTGCAAGCAAAAGACTACACAACAAATCAAAGACCCACTAAACAGCTCTCTCTGAAccgtccccccccccaaggataaaaataaacaaaccaagcCTGAAACTGGGTGGCCCCATGTCTGTGTGCGGCCCTCCGATCCAACCGCTTCTTTTGCTAGAACATCTCCCCCCAtccccctgaacacacacacacacacacacacacacacacacacacacacacacacacacacacactctacccTACTCTCTGGGTGGCATTCCACAAACCCATTCCCCTAAAATACAGACCCACTTCTCCAAACCATATTCAAAGTCCACACTGCTGATTTTTCCCTATGTTATTGCAACGCTAAAAATGGACACAATAGTTCCTTTACATTCATCCTGTGCAAATCAGTGCTGGTTCCTTGGTGGTCATATGATGTAAGCAGAACTCAGGCTTGTGTGATTACTGTTTAGTCTAAATCCGGTCATCAGAAGATTTGGGGACTCGGTACTGGTTTCAGTGTAGGTTTGCTGACTGAAAAACATCATCTCTACACTATTTATTTTGTGCTATAATGGACTGTTGATCAGTTAACTGTGCTTCCTGTTTGGTCATTCAGTTATCTTGTGATTTTTGAAGGCTTTATTCCTAATTTCAGATTCTTAAGGCACCACAGAGGAGAATGTAGACTACTAGGTACAGTAACTGTATTGGCAATGTGCAAGTGAATgacttataaaataaatatatatatatatatttattcatattctaGTTTTTCTTAGTAGTTTTGGCATTTAGGATAAGTGTCCAACTGaaagtatttaaaaattctAGGATATTGTAAATGGATATTAATGTACTAATAAATAAGTGGAAATGTGATTTAAATCATAAATGGTTTTAGTAATGACTACATAAGTTAAACCACAAATTCAAATCTTAGTTATTTCTTTGAGGgtttttcgtttattttttttccccctccttcttACAAGATGTCTCTGTGAGAACCGTGTGGCACAGCATGTGTCGTCCTAGTTTGAGTTTAACGGCACGGTGgtttaatggttagcacatttgcgtcacac
Protein-coding regions in this window:
- the kif2c gene encoding kinesin-like protein KIF2C; this translates as MDPATVTLLVGLAVKISRSDGRVHNATVKTVNTTKSTVHVEWNEKEVNKGKEIDLSEICRLNADLVEYLQSSNQAGPSSAPALNPARAPKAEKKSEHPTKVSKIPAPSELAPPAGPSEEPVPRRMTTRQTCLFRPPTVPSTSLTPADDAPSQEQPSSTIPRSSGLPSYTRKQLSKPPSPLLPAIEAVSESEASKCAPAPTANPRLSRVPEVHKTTTKRLSVSTKNPEAQTKKGKFGDLNRPNKQFYLMIEEYRETVEKVPLSLSDPVELHRICVCVRKRPLNKKEMAKKEIDVVTIPGNGVLLFHEPKQKVDLTKYLDNQPFHFDYSFDEDASNDLVYRFTARPLVKTIFEGGRATCFAYGQTGSGKTHTMGGDFSGKAQNSSKGIYALAAQDVFTLLQQKRYADLCPYVTFFEIYNGKVFDLLNKKAKLRVLEDENQQVQVVGLQEMPVSSVEDVIKMIEKGSACRTSGQTFANANSSRSHAILQVILRRHKLLHGKFSLVDLAGNERGTDVSSNDRQTMIETAEINRSLLALKECIRSLGQNSEHIPFRMSKLTQVLRDSFIGENSRTCMIAMISPGMTSCDYTLNTLRYADRVKELNGLSKGAAPNTKLTEESEEGSSFLEEASIPAELEVMAQVSELEEKFYEVLQGANEIARAMEHPSYDLVSGLPEIDAYMERIQGTFHALRSAVEVLKAKSPNLA